The Deltaproteobacteria bacterium genome window below encodes:
- a CDS encoding sensor histidine kinase, translated as MDEKPEGARTFGEAILSDLRPVFSARMLLTAWLPCLLITILHYRTPSHHGWVHDVARRLYYLPILFAAFSGGVRGGITLSVFASLIYFPHAFTSLVSQDPADALEKGLEILLYNTVAVVAGLLVDRERKEREKQEKLAKELSGALEEQRRIESQLIRAGRLGALGELTAGIAHEIKNPLHAMKGTAEILRDVVPEDAPERRMLDLHIGEIDRLAQTAERFLAFARPAPSDRRPLDLREVVGRVSSLVAAQARKEGMITVVLPYTADDVPVVMGDADQLTQLLLNIAINGIQAMAPRGGGELLFSIDRERQGGKRIYTVRVTNDGPPIPEDRLERIFDPFFTTKDGGTGLGLSIGSRIADQHDGILSVRNLPEGKGVEFSLALPAGG; from the coding sequence ATGGATGAGAAGCCCGAAGGGGCCAGGACCTTCGGCGAGGCGATTCTTTCCGACCTCCGGCCTGTTTTTTCCGCGCGGATGCTCCTTACGGCCTGGCTGCCCTGCCTCCTCATCACGATACTTCACTATCGCACGCCATCGCATCACGGTTGGGTCCACGATGTGGCGCGGCGGCTTTATTACCTGCCGATCCTCTTCGCGGCGTTTTCGGGAGGTGTGCGCGGCGGGATCACTCTATCGGTTTTCGCCTCCCTCATCTACTTCCCCCACGCCTTCACAAGCCTGGTGTCCCAGGACCCTGCGGACGCGCTGGAGAAGGGGCTGGAGATCCTGCTCTACAACACCGTTGCCGTGGTGGCGGGGCTGCTTGTGGACCGGGAGCGCAAGGAAAGGGAGAAGCAGGAGAAGCTGGCAAAGGAACTCTCAGGAGCGCTGGAAGAGCAGCGGCGGATCGAATCGCAGCTCATCCGGGCGGGCAGGCTCGGTGCCCTCGGGGAGTTGACCGCGGGGATCGCCCACGAGATCAAGAACCCGCTGCACGCGATGAAGGGCACGGCGGAAATACTGCGGGACGTGGTGCCCGAAGATGCGCCCGAGCGCCGGATGCTCGACCTCCACATCGGGGAGATCGACAGGCTGGCGCAGACGGCTGAAAGGTTCCTCGCCTTCGCCCGCCCGGCGCCTTCCGACCGCCGCCCCCTGGACCTTCGCGAGGTCGTCGGACGCGTCTCGTCACTCGTTGCGGCGCAGGCGCGCAAGGAAGGCATGATCACGGTCGTGCTGCCGTATACGGCCGACGACGTTCCGGTCGTGATGGGCGACGCGGACCAGTTGACGCAACTGCTGCTCAATATCGCGATCAACGGAATCCAGGCGATGGCCCCCCGGGGAGGCGGGGAGCTTCTGTTTTCCATCGACCGGGAGCGGCAGGGCGGAAAACGGATCTACACCGTACGTGTGACCAACGACGGCCCTCCGATCCCGGAGGACAGGCTCGAACGGATCTTCGACCCCTTCTTCACCACAAAGGACGGCGGAACGGGCCTCGGATTGTCCATCGGATCGCGAATCGCGGACCAGCATGACGGCATCCTCTCGGTGCGCAATCTGCCCGAAGGGAAAGGGGTGGAGTTCTCACTTGCGCTTCCCGCGGGCGGATAA